One genomic segment of Pandoraea sputorum includes these proteins:
- a CDS encoding AraC family transcriptional regulator gives MDPLSDVLSDVRADAVVTGRFTFGAPWSLRKPALDGAPFRMAMGEPFYLIVAGMKPIRVEPGDCVLLPHGHEHVMCSSPDEPPVVFEEMMSAQGIEPRLDTPLAFRAGGDGPVSDLYTGVVMFRDRARNPLLASLPPLIHIRAGDPAVPALLTNTIAGFIEASMQRGAGWRVVVARLADVLFVQILRAYLEACGSASTHWLRGMTDPQLGRAIASMHEAPQRPWTVEQLAAIAGMSRSKFCLRFRDLVGESPMTYLTTHRMYLAAERLSGAGARISDVAEAVGYASEKAFTRAFRRCYGLPPREYLRSCELGH, from the coding sequence ATGGATCCGCTAAGCGACGTGCTGAGCGACGTGCGCGCGGACGCGGTCGTCACAGGCCGCTTCACGTTCGGTGCGCCGTGGTCGTTGCGCAAACCGGCGCTCGACGGCGCACCGTTTCGTATGGCGATGGGGGAGCCGTTCTATCTGATCGTGGCAGGCATGAAACCGATCCGTGTCGAACCGGGCGACTGTGTGCTGTTGCCGCACGGGCACGAGCACGTGATGTGTTCGTCACCTGACGAACCGCCGGTGGTCTTCGAGGAGATGATGTCGGCGCAGGGCATCGAGCCGCGTCTGGACACGCCGCTGGCGTTCCGTGCGGGCGGGGACGGTCCCGTCAGCGATCTCTACACCGGCGTGGTGATGTTCCGAGACCGGGCACGCAACCCGCTGCTGGCGTCGCTGCCACCCCTGATCCATATCCGTGCGGGCGACCCGGCCGTGCCCGCGTTGCTCACGAACACCATCGCGGGATTTATCGAAGCGTCGATGCAGCGCGGTGCGGGATGGCGCGTGGTCGTCGCGCGGCTGGCGGACGTGTTGTTCGTGCAGATCCTGCGGGCGTATCTCGAAGCCTGCGGCAGCGCCAGCACCCATTGGCTGCGCGGCATGACCGATCCGCAACTGGGACGCGCCATCGCGTCCATGCACGAAGCGCCGCAGCGCCCGTGGACGGTCGAGCAGCTCGCTGCCATCGCGGGTATGTCTCGCTCGAAGTTCTGTCTGCGCTTTCGCGATCTCGTCGGCGAATCGCCGATGACCTACCTCACCACCCATCGCATGTACCTGGCGGCCGAGCGTCTGTCGGGCGCAGGCGCACGTATCTCCGATGTCGCGGAGGCCGTTGGCTATGCCTCGGAAAAGGCATTCACACGCGCCTTCCGGCGTTGCTACGGCTTGCCGCCGCGCGAATACCTGCGTAGCTGCGAACTGGGCCATTAA
- a CDS encoding HutD/Ves family protein, with the protein MKLQALGPADFLKMPWKNGQGVTTELAVARRPGEDGFDWRISTATVAVPGPFSVFAGIDRSLAIVRGGTLTLNVEGRPDVTLTTRTAPYAFGGELAVSSTPALEVDGVPIDDFNVMTRRDGWQHALTQHRLEGDALSWALPTAADALGFLYCAQGLVHVTFHDGRTVTVSAGHALRIEEMDAIDAFDGAHVCKLHAGAPSTDVFLTTLTRR; encoded by the coding sequence ATGAAACTGCAAGCACTCGGCCCGGCCGATTTTCTGAAGATGCCGTGGAAGAACGGTCAGGGTGTGACGACGGAACTGGCGGTGGCGCGTCGCCCCGGCGAAGATGGCTTCGACTGGCGAATCAGCACGGCGACGGTCGCCGTACCCGGACCGTTCTCGGTGTTCGCGGGCATCGACCGGTCGCTGGCGATCGTTCGCGGCGGCACGCTCACGCTAAACGTGGAAGGACGCCCGGACGTCACGCTGACGACGCGCACGGCACCGTACGCTTTCGGCGGAGAACTCGCGGTGAGCAGTACGCCGGCGCTTGAGGTCGACGGTGTGCCCATCGACGACTTCAACGTCATGACGCGACGCGACGGCTGGCAGCACGCGCTGACGCAACATCGTCTCGAAGGCGATGCGCTGTCGTGGGCGTTGCCGACTGCGGCCGATGCGCTCGGGTTTCTCTACTGTGCCCAAGGTCTGGTGCATGTGACGTTCCATGATGGCCGGACGGTGACCGTCAGCGCAGGCCACGCCCTTCGTATCGAGGAGATGGACGCCATCGACGCTTTCGACGGGGCTCACGTCTGCAAACTGCACGCTGGCGCACCCTCGACCGATGTCTTCCTGACGACGCTCACCCGTCGCTGA
- a CDS encoding glutamate-5-semialdehyde dehydrogenase has product MDIKAYMQSLGQRAREASRAMARADTAAKNRALLAIADAIERDGAKLQDVNRRDLERARANGQDAAFIDRLTLSDKALRTMVEGLRQIAGLSDPIGEISNVRVQPSGIQVGQMRVPLGVIGIIYESRPNVTIDAAALCLKSGNATILRGGSEAIESNTALAALIAQALASTGLPGDAVQVVSTPDRAAVGELITMTEYVDVIVPRGGKSLIARLMQDARVPMIKHLDGICHVYVDGRADPVKALAICENAKTHRYGTCNTMETLLVDQQAIGQLPAIARMFQNKQVELRGCERTLAALTAAGVSGAIAATEEDWSTEYLAPVLAIKIVDGMAPAIAHINRYGSHHTDAIVTENYTDAMQFLREVDSASVMINASTRFADGFEFGLGAEIGISNDKLHARGPVGLEGLTSLKYVVFGHGEVRQ; this is encoded by the coding sequence ATGGACATCAAAGCCTACATGCAATCGCTGGGCCAGCGCGCTCGCGAAGCATCGCGCGCCATGGCGCGTGCCGACACTGCCGCCAAGAACCGCGCCTTGCTCGCCATTGCCGACGCCATCGAACGCGACGGCGCGAAGTTGCAGGACGTGAACCGTCGCGACCTCGAACGCGCGCGCGCCAATGGCCAGGACGCCGCCTTCATCGACCGTCTTACGCTGTCGGACAAGGCGCTGCGTACGATGGTCGAGGGCCTGCGCCAGATTGCCGGGCTGTCCGATCCCATCGGTGAGATCAGCAACGTGCGCGTGCAACCGAGCGGTATTCAGGTCGGTCAGATGCGCGTACCGCTGGGCGTGATCGGCATCATTTACGAGTCTCGTCCGAACGTCACCATCGACGCTGCGGCGCTGTGCCTCAAGTCGGGCAACGCCACCATTCTGCGCGGCGGCTCGGAAGCCATTGAAAGCAACACGGCGCTGGCGGCGCTTATCGCGCAGGCACTCGCTTCCACGGGCCTGCCCGGCGACGCCGTGCAGGTCGTGAGCACACCGGACCGCGCCGCCGTGGGCGAACTCATCACCATGACCGAGTATGTCGACGTGATCGTGCCGCGCGGCGGCAAGAGCCTGATCGCGCGCCTGATGCAGGACGCGCGCGTGCCGATGATCAAGCACCTCGACGGCATCTGCCACGTCTATGTCGACGGCCGCGCCGATCCGGTCAAGGCACTTGCGATCTGCGAGAACGCCAAGACGCATCGCTACGGCACGTGCAACACGATGGAGACGTTGCTCGTCGATCAGCAGGCCATCGGTCAACTGCCTGCCATCGCCCGCATGTTCCAGAACAAGCAGGTCGAGCTGCGCGGTTGCGAACGTACGCTCGCTGCACTGACCGCAGCCGGTGTGAGCGGCGCGATTGCCGCGACCGAGGAAGACTGGTCGACGGAATATCTCGCGCCGGTGTTGGCGATTAAGATCGTCGACGGCATGGCGCCCGCCATCGCTCACATCAACCGTTACGGCTCGCACCACACCGACGCCATCGTGACGGAGAACTACACCGACGCCATGCAGTTCCTGCGCGAGGTCGATTCGGCGAGCGTGATGATCAACGCCAGCACGCGTTTTGCCGACGGTTTCGAGTTCGGTCTGGGCGCGGAGATCGGCATCTCGAACGACAAGCTGCACGCGCGCGGTCCCGTCGGTCTTGAAGGGCTGACGAGTCTGAAGTACGTCGTGTTCGGGCACGGCGAAGTGCGTCAATAA
- the holA gene encoding DNA polymerase III subunit delta, translated as MQLRPDALDAHLAKTLSPIYTIYGDESLLVQEAVDRVRAAARAGGYTERDVLSVERSFDWGALANAGQSMSLFGDKKLIELRIPGGKPGKDGGAALKAHADAANSDVLTIITLPRLDAAASKSDWFTSLDRAGVTVKVDPVDRARLPDWIAQRLSAQGQRVEAGEPGRRVLQFIADRVEGNLLAAHQEIQKLGLLYPAGVLAFEQVQDAVLNVARYDVFKLSEAVLSGDVARLVRMLDGLRGEGEAAPLVLWALTEEVRTLAKITRGMASGKPVAMLLREYRVWGPRERLMEQAVGRVTAPMLAQALQLAARLDRQVKGLRAEGLPSDPWDGMLQLGLLLAGERPPVARATRAARPAHA; from the coding sequence ATGCAATTGCGCCCCGACGCGCTCGACGCGCACCTCGCCAAGACGCTCTCGCCGATCTACACGATCTACGGCGACGAGAGCCTGCTCGTGCAGGAGGCGGTGGACCGCGTGCGTGCGGCAGCGCGTGCGGGCGGCTATACCGAGCGTGACGTACTCAGCGTCGAGCGCAGTTTCGATTGGGGCGCGCTCGCGAACGCAGGACAGTCGATGTCGCTGTTCGGCGACAAGAAGCTCATCGAATTGCGCATCCCCGGCGGTAAGCCGGGCAAGGACGGCGGGGCGGCGCTCAAGGCGCACGCCGACGCGGCCAACAGCGATGTGCTGACCATCATTACGCTGCCCCGGCTCGACGCTGCGGCAAGCAAATCCGATTGGTTCACGTCTCTCGACCGGGCCGGTGTGACGGTCAAGGTCGATCCGGTCGATCGTGCACGTTTGCCTGACTGGATTGCGCAGCGTCTCTCGGCGCAGGGGCAACGGGTCGAAGCTGGTGAGCCGGGACGACGTGTCCTGCAATTCATCGCCGATCGCGTCGAAGGCAATCTGCTCGCGGCGCATCAGGAAATTCAGAAGCTCGGTTTGCTGTACCCGGCGGGCGTGCTCGCGTTCGAGCAGGTGCAGGACGCCGTGCTCAATGTGGCGCGTTACGACGTCTTCAAACTCAGCGAAGCGGTGCTCTCGGGCGACGTTGCCCGGTTGGTGCGTATGCTCGACGGGCTGCGCGGAGAAGGCGAGGCTGCGCCGCTCGTGCTGTGGGCGCTCACCGAAGAAGTGCGCACGCTCGCCAAGATCACACGCGGGATGGCGTCGGGCAAACCGGTTGCCATGCTGCTGCGCGAATACCGTGTCTGGGGTCCGCGCGAACGACTGATGGAGCAGGCGGTGGGGCGTGTCACGGCACCGATGCTCGCGCAAGCCCTGCAACTGGCCGCGCGTCTGGATCGTCAGGTCAAGGGTCTGCGCGCTGAAGGTCTGCCGAGCGATCCGTGGGACGGCATGCTGCAACTCGGGCTGCTGCTCGCCGGTGAGCGACCGCCGGTGGCGCGCGCCACTCGCGCCGCGCGCCCAGCACACGCCTGA
- a CDS encoding LPS-assembly lipoprotein LptE has protein sequence MTRRIFSWIALLGCALTLSACGFQLRGASEYAFHRLYISGGGQMSVDISRYIRYGSKGTVVVTEPKDADARLEIVSITNTRTAVSLDSNGQAREYEMRSAFTFQLVTPDGRPIIPLTTIRLVRNLPYSDNETTARDTEAALLNRDMQKDAVDQIIRRMEAVKSMPEAKPEQ, from the coding sequence GTGACGCGCAGGATTTTCAGTTGGATTGCGCTGCTGGGTTGCGCACTGACGTTGTCGGCGTGCGGCTTCCAGCTGCGCGGCGCGAGCGAGTACGCATTCCATCGTCTGTACATTTCGGGCGGCGGTCAGATGTCGGTCGATATTTCGCGCTACATCCGTTACGGCAGCAAGGGCACGGTCGTTGTGACCGAGCCGAAGGATGCCGATGCGCGACTGGAGATCGTGAGCATCACGAACACCCGTACGGCCGTGAGTCTGGATTCGAACGGTCAGGCGCGTGAGTACGAAATGCGCAGCGCCTTCACGTTCCAGCTCGTGACCCCCGATGGCCGGCCGATCATTCCGCTGACCACGATCCGCCTGGTGCGTAACCTGCCCTACAGCGATAACGAGACGACCGCACGCGACACCGAAGCGGCTTTGCTCAATCGCGACATGCAGAAGGACGCCGTCGATCAGATCATCCGCCGTATGGAAGCCGTGAAATCAATGCCGGAAGCAAAGCCGGAACAGTAA
- the leuS gene encoding leucine--tRNA ligase has protein sequence MQEKYVPADVEASAQSHWQAIDAYKTTERADKQKFYCVSMLPYPSGKLHMGHVRNYTINDVMYRQMRMRGYNVLMPMGWDAFGMPAENAAMANGVPPAKWTYDNIDYMKKQMQAMGLAIDWSREVATCKPEYYRWNQWLFLKMLEKGVVYLKTGTVNWDPIDQTVLANEQVIDGRGWRSGALVEKREIPMYYMRITEYADELLGDLDDLGWPERVKVMQQNWIGKSFGVNFGFPYELDGEQKLLRVFTTRADTIMGVTFAAIAAEHPLATRLAADRPDLQAFIAECKQGGVAEADIATMEKKGMPTGFFVTHPLTGDKVEVWIGNYVLMGYGEGAVMGVPAHDERDFAFARKYNLPIRQVVAVEGETYSTDAWQAWYGEKEGTLINSGKYDGLAFAAAIDAIAADLKAKGAGDKQVTFRLRDWGISRQRYWGTPIPIIHCDTCGAVPVPEKDLPVVLPEDLVPDGTGNPLAKSEAFLKCDCPKCGKPARRETDTMDTFVDSSWYFSRYACPDAETMVDERTNYWMPMDQYIGGIEHAILHLLYSRFWTKVMRDLGLVSFKEPAQNLLTQGMVLNETFYREDTSGKKTWFNPLDVQVQFDDKGRPAGATSKADGADVTLGGIEKMSKSKNNGVDPQSLIDQYGADTARLFVMFAAPPEQQLEWSGAGVEGASRFLRRLWGFGQSQAALLRQTDAAIDTANPAAQALRLEIHSVLKQANYDYQRVQYNTVVSAAMKMLNAIESDKGAAGAGAVRECYGILLRVLYPVVPHVTHGLWVELGYAAQSGDLLDASWPEVDEAALVQDEIELVLQVAGKVRGAVRVAKDASREAIEQAALEHEMTAKFGEGKPVKKVIVVPGRLVNVVV, from the coding sequence ATGCAAGAAAAATACGTTCCCGCCGACGTCGAAGCCTCCGCCCAGTCTCACTGGCAGGCGATCGATGCCTACAAGACCACCGAGCGCGCGGACAAACAGAAATTCTATTGCGTCTCGATGCTGCCGTATCCGTCGGGCAAGCTGCATATGGGGCACGTGCGCAACTACACCATCAACGACGTGATGTACCGTCAGATGCGCATGCGCGGCTATAACGTGCTGATGCCGATGGGTTGGGATGCGTTCGGTATGCCTGCGGAAAACGCGGCCATGGCCAACGGCGTGCCGCCGGCCAAGTGGACGTACGACAACATCGACTATATGAAGAAGCAGATGCAGGCGATGGGTCTCGCGATCGACTGGTCGCGCGAAGTCGCCACCTGCAAGCCCGAGTACTACCGCTGGAACCAGTGGCTGTTCCTCAAGATGCTGGAGAAGGGCGTCGTCTATCTGAAGACGGGCACCGTGAACTGGGATCCGATCGATCAGACCGTGCTCGCCAACGAGCAGGTGATCGACGGCCGTGGCTGGCGATCGGGCGCGCTCGTCGAGAAGCGCGAAATCCCGATGTATTACATGCGCATCACCGAGTACGCCGACGAACTGCTCGGCGACCTGGACGACCTCGGCTGGCCCGAGCGCGTGAAGGTGATGCAACAGAACTGGATCGGCAAGAGCTTCGGCGTGAACTTCGGCTTCCCGTACGAACTCGACGGCGAGCAAAAGCTGCTGCGCGTATTCACCACGCGCGCCGACACGATCATGGGCGTGACGTTCGCAGCGATTGCGGCGGAGCACCCGCTGGCGACGCGTCTGGCGGCCGATCGCCCCGACTTGCAGGCCTTCATTGCCGAATGCAAGCAGGGTGGCGTGGCCGAGGCCGATATCGCCACGATGGAAAAGAAGGGTATGCCGACGGGCTTCTTCGTCACGCATCCGCTTACGGGCGACAAGGTCGAAGTCTGGATCGGCAACTACGTGCTGATGGGCTACGGCGAAGGTGCTGTGATGGGCGTGCCGGCACATGACGAGCGCGACTTCGCGTTTGCCCGCAAGTACAACCTGCCGATCAGGCAGGTCGTCGCTGTGGAAGGCGAGACGTATTCGACCGACGCCTGGCAAGCCTGGTACGGCGAGAAGGAAGGCACGCTGATCAACAGCGGCAAGTACGACGGTCTGGCCTTCGCGGCCGCCATCGATGCCATCGCCGCCGATCTCAAGGCGAAGGGTGCTGGCGACAAGCAAGTGACGTTCCGCCTGCGCGACTGGGGCATCTCGCGTCAGCGTTACTGGGGCACGCCGATCCCGATCATCCACTGCGACACCTGCGGTGCTGTGCCGGTGCCGGAAAAGGATCTGCCGGTGGTGCTGCCGGAAGACCTCGTGCCGGACGGCACCGGCAACCCGCTCGCCAAGTCCGAAGCGTTCCTCAAGTGCGATTGCCCGAAGTGTGGCAAGCCCGCACGTCGTGAGACGGACACGATGGACACGTTCGTGGATTCGTCGTGGTACTTCTCGCGCTACGCCTGCCCGGACGCCGAGACCATGGTCGACGAGCGTACCAATTACTGGATGCCGATGGATCAGTACATCGGCGGTATCGAGCACGCGATTCTGCACTTGCTCTACTCGCGTTTCTGGACCAAGGTGATGCGCGATCTGGGCCTCGTGAGCTTCAAGGAGCCGGCGCAGAACCTGCTCACGCAGGGCATGGTGCTCAACGAAACGTTCTACCGCGAAGACACGTCGGGCAAGAAGACGTGGTTCAACCCGCTCGACGTGCAGGTGCAGTTCGACGACAAGGGCCGCCCGGCGGGCGCCACGTCGAAGGCTGACGGCGCAGACGTGACGCTCGGCGGCATCGAGAAGATGTCGAAGTCGAAGAACAATGGTGTGGATCCGCAGTCGCTCATCGACCAGTACGGCGCCGATACGGCACGTCTGTTCGTGATGTTCGCGGCCCCGCCGGAGCAGCAACTCGAATGGTCGGGCGCTGGCGTGGAAGGCGCGAGCCGCTTCCTGCGTCGTCTGTGGGGCTTCGGTCAGTCGCAGGCCGCGTTGTTGCGTCAAACGGACGCAGCCATCGACACGGCGAATCCGGCGGCACAGGCACTGCGTCTGGAAATCCACAGCGTGCTCAAGCAGGCCAATTACGACTACCAGCGCGTGCAGTACAACACGGTGGTGTCGGCCGCGATGAAGATGCTCAACGCGATTGAGAGCGACAAGGGCGCGGCGGGTGCCGGCGCAGTGCGCGAGTGCTACGGCATTCTGCTGCGCGTGCTGTACCCGGTGGTGCCGCACGTCACGCACGGTCTGTGGGTCGAGTTGGGCTATGCCGCGCAATCGGGCGACCTGCTCGACGCGTCGTGGCCGGAAGTCGACGAGGCCGCGCTGGTGCAGGACGAAATCGAACTCGTGCTGCAAGTGGCAGGCAAGGTGCGTGGCGCGGTGCGCGTGGCGAAGGATGCTTCGCGCGAAGCCATCGAACAGGCTGCGCTCGAACACGAAATGACTGCCAAGTTCGGCGAGGGCAAGCCGGTGAAGAAGGTCATCGTCGTGCCGGGCCGTCTGGTGAACGTGGTGGTCTGA
- the dapB gene encoding 4-hydroxy-tetrahydrodipicolinate reductase, with protein MKIAIAGASGRMGRMLIETVLAADDAELVGALDREGSPALGIDAGAFLGRDTGVKITADLDAALANAEYLIDFTRPEGTLMHLAAAQKHGVKMIVGTTGFSEEDKALLAKGAEQVAVVFAPNMSVGVNATFKLLEIAAKILNTGYDIEIIEAHHRHKVDAPSGTALRMGEVVAEALGRDLKECAIYGREGVTGERDPSTIGFATVRGGDIVGDHTVLFAGIGERIEITHKSSSRLSYAQGSLRAARFLAQHKTGLFDMQDVLGLR; from the coding sequence ATGAAGATTGCGATTGCAGGGGCCTCCGGCCGTATGGGCCGGATGCTGATCGAAACCGTGCTCGCGGCAGACGACGCAGAGCTGGTTGGCGCACTCGACCGTGAAGGCAGCCCGGCGCTCGGTATCGACGCTGGCGCGTTCCTCGGCCGCGACACCGGCGTGAAGATCACCGCCGATCTCGATGCCGCCCTGGCCAATGCCGAATACCTGATCGACTTTACGCGCCCGGAAGGCACGCTGATGCACCTGGCGGCCGCGCAAAAGCATGGCGTGAAGATGATCGTCGGCACGACCGGTTTCTCGGAAGAAGACAAGGCGCTTCTGGCAAAGGGTGCCGAACAGGTCGCCGTCGTGTTCGCGCCGAACATGAGCGTCGGCGTGAATGCCACGTTCAAGCTGCTCGAAATCGCCGCGAAAATCCTGAATACCGGCTACGACATCGAGATCATCGAAGCCCATCACCGTCACAAGGTCGATGCCCCGTCGGGCACGGCGCTGCGCATGGGCGAAGTTGTCGCCGAAGCGCTGGGTCGCGATCTGAAGGAATGTGCGATTTACGGCCGTGAAGGCGTGACCGGCGAACGCGATCCGTCGACGATCGGTTTCGCGACGGTGCGCGGCGGCGATATCGTCGGCGATCACACGGTGCTGTTCGCCGGGATCGGCGAGCGTATCGAGATCACGCACAAGTCGTCGAGCCGCCTCTCGTACGCGCAAGGTTCGCTGCGTGCGGCGCGTTTCCTCGCACAGCACAAGACCGGTCTGTTCGACATGCAGGACGTGCTGGGCCTACGCTGA
- a CDS encoding outer membrane protein assembly factor BamE produces the protein MTDKVIGVVTPYRINIVQGNFVSKEAYEQLKAGMTRDQVRQLLGTPLLADIFHANRWDYVFYFKRGNASVVQERHLKVYFEGDTLARWEGGENLPTEYQLVQEIDGQKGKTVKTDAPAPSTASAAAAEATAPSPDAAAAAPTAAPAPTDVATVSTDAAANVAAAAKPAPTTQSSAPAPRAGTSGSAGTASGTGLVPSPRVTSGGGLFSMPQ, from the coding sequence GTGACCGACAAGGTTATCGGCGTGGTCACGCCGTATCGAATCAACATCGTTCAGGGCAACTTCGTCTCGAAGGAAGCCTATGAGCAGCTTAAGGCAGGCATGACGCGCGATCAGGTTCGCCAGTTGCTCGGCACGCCGCTGCTCGCCGACATCTTCCATGCGAATCGCTGGGATTACGTCTTCTACTTCAAGCGCGGCAACGCGTCGGTCGTTCAGGAGCGCCACCTGAAGGTGTACTTCGAAGGCGACACGCTGGCACGTTGGGAAGGCGGCGAAAATCTGCCGACCGAGTATCAACTGGTGCAGGAAATCGACGGCCAGAAGGGCAAGACCGTGAAGACGGACGCGCCCGCACCGTCGACCGCGAGCGCTGCGGCTGCCGAAGCCACCGCACCGTCGCCGGACGCCGCTGCAGCGGCACCGACCGCAGCACCCGCACCGACCGATGTAGCGACCGTCTCGACAGACGCCGCTGCCAATGTCGCGGCCGCAGCCAAGCCCGCACCGACGACGCAATCGAGCGCACCGGCGCCGCGTGCCGGTACGTCCGGCTCGGCCGGCACGGCCTCGGGCACAGGACTGGTCCCGTCGCCGCGTGTGACCTCCGGTGGCGGTCTCTTCTCGATGCCCCAGTAA
- the fur gene encoding ferric iron uptake transcriptional regulator, whose translation MPNPADLKNIGLKATLPRLKILEIFQNSEVRHLTAEDVYRHLLGENLDIGLATVYRVLTQFEQAGLLSRSNFESGKAVFELNEGHHHDHLVCMDCGRVEEFFDAEIERRQKLIAKERGFALQEHSLAMYGSCTKDPCPHRQKN comes from the coding sequence ATGCCGAATCCCGCCGATTTGAAAAATATCGGACTGAAAGCCACGCTTCCGCGCCTCAAGATTCTGGAGATCTTCCAGAATAGTGAGGTGCGCCACTTGACCGCTGAAGACGTATATCGTCATCTGCTCGGCGAAAATCTCGATATCGGCCTGGCCACGGTTTACCGTGTCCTGACCCAGTTCGAGCAAGCCGGGCTATTGTCGCGCAGCAACTTTGAATCCGGCAAGGCCGTTTTCGAACTCAACGAAGGCCATCACCACGATCACCTCGTGTGCATGGACTGCGGACGCGTCGAGGAATTCTTCGATGCCGAGATCGAACGCCGCCAGAAGCTGATCGCCAAGGAGCGCGGCTTCGCACTCCAGGAGCACTCGTTGGCGATGTACGGTAGTTGCACAAAGGATCCGTGCCCCCACCGTCAAAAAAATTAA
- the gap gene encoding type I glyceraldehyde-3-phosphate dehydrogenase, with protein sequence MTIRVAINGYGRIGRNVLRAHYEGGKKHDIEIVAINDLGNAQTNAHLTQYDTAHGKFPGTVSVDGDFMIVNGDKIRVLANRNPAELPWGELNVDVVLECTGFFTTKEKASAHLKGGAKKVIISAPGGKDVDATVVFGVNEGVLKSTDTVISNASCTTNCLAPLVKPLHDKIGLETGLMTTVHAYTNDQVLTDVYHEDLRRARSATMSMIPTKTGAASAVGLVLPELNGKLDGYAIRVPTINVSIVDLSFIAKRDTTVDEVNAILKEAAEGSLKAIATYNTAPLVSVDFNHNPASSNFDGTLTKVSGRLVKVSSWYDNEWGFSNRMLDTTVALMAAK encoded by the coding sequence ATGACCATTCGCGTCGCTATTAACGGCTACGGCCGTATCGGCCGCAACGTACTGCGTGCCCACTACGAAGGTGGCAAGAAGCACGACATCGAAATCGTTGCCATCAACGATCTCGGCAATGCACAGACGAACGCCCACCTCACGCAATACGATACGGCGCACGGCAAGTTCCCGGGCACTGTGTCGGTCGATGGCGACTTCATGATCGTCAACGGCGACAAGATCCGCGTGCTGGCTAACCGCAACCCGGCCGAACTGCCGTGGGGCGAGCTGAACGTCGACGTCGTGCTTGAGTGCACCGGCTTCTTCACCACGAAGGAAAAGGCCAGCGCTCACCTGAAGGGCGGCGCGAAGAAGGTCATCATCTCGGCCCCGGGCGGCAAGGATGTGGACGCGACGGTCGTGTTCGGCGTGAACGAAGGCGTGCTCAAGTCGACCGACACGGTCATCTCGAACGCTTCGTGCACCACGAACTGCCTGGCACCGCTGGTCAAGCCGCTGCACGACAAGATCGGTCTGGAAACGGGCCTGATGACGACCGTTCACGCCTACACGAACGACCAGGTGCTGACGGACGTCTATCACGAAGACCTGCGTCGCGCCCGTTCGGCCACGATGAGCATGATCCCGACGAAGACGGGTGCAGCTTCCGCCGTCGGCCTGGTGCTGCCGGAACTCAACGGCAAGCTCGACGGCTACGCCATTCGCGTCCCGACGATCAACGTGTCGATCGTTGACCTGTCGTTCATCGCCAAGCGCGATACGACGGTCGACGAAGTCAACGCGATCCTGAAGGAAGCCGCCGAAGGTTCGCTGAAGGCCATCGCTACGTACAACACGGCACCGCTGGTGTCGGTCGACTTCAACCACAACCCGGCGTCGTCGAACTTCGACGGCACGCTGACGAAGGTGTCGGGTCGTCTGGTGAAGGTCAGCTCGTGGTACGACAACGAGTGGGGCTTCTCGAACCGCATGCTCGACACGACCGTCGCGCTGATGGCTGCGAAGTAA